A single window of Coffea eugenioides isolate CCC68of chromosome 7, Ceug_1.0, whole genome shotgun sequence DNA harbors:
- the LOC113777446 gene encoding uncharacterized protein LOC113777446 isoform X3 translates to MASSRINADWSNRSAAYRAVLEGKKQSVETFRSFWREEGVKPLDKCGDTVLHFLAIYGNVAAFRLLLQDGLVTSENLKAKNVNGDTALHEAARFGHKDVAEIMLRTEKGLASECNKLGETPLFVAAACGKKEAFSLLENYIGDCMMRRNDGCTILHAAVIGGCYSLAICILESYPDLAGKRNEKGKTALHLLAAKPESFRSGSAYTLKDLGRKSLIPLHILRTIIYSCFPWLKEIDDAKQSHAVALMLAERLIRTEDWSHYVHAEDKDLEVSQFGMISSEKKNRLPDPLIQATRLGIIEVVQEILSVYPEAAYTFDGKGRNILQIAVEEKKWFLYDYLMTSGTHMDRMLSAIDYEGNSIIHLAARLESPPSPSTPPAVVPQMMWEVLCFKRVQYDSYPYLWQLQNSDGKTAKQVFETDHASLRENAERTVRELANTVLIVSVLIGTINFAAIFTVPGGFDQTTGEPIFLRNRRWEFGLLMFYLAGGLFSSLFTMGTLLVIIFLRFETEDFYVSLPCYYVTDMIAIFYSAVFTIVACCQALIVQKVVITDFRPLVVFFFIYVLVALVVMETSYRMFDYVYYLIRYSLSYRGQES, encoded by the exons ATGGCAAGCTCAAGAATCAACGCGGATTGGAGCAACCGATCTGCTGCCTACAGAGCAGTCttagagggaaaaaaacagtCAGTGGAAACCTTTCGCAGTTTCTGGAGGGAAGAAGGTGTGAAACCACTTGATAAATGTGGTGATACTGTTCTCCATTTTCTGGCCATTTACGGAAATGTGGCTGCTTTCAGATTACTTCTCCAAGACGGTCTTGTGACCAGCGAAAATCTGAAGGCAAAGAATGTCAATGGCGACACTGCATTGCATGAAGCTGCAAGATTTGGCCACAAGGATGTTGCAGAGATCATGTTAAGGACAGAAAAGGGTTTGGCGTCTGAGTGCAACAAACTGGGTGAAACCCCTCTTTTTGTGGCTGCTGCATGTGGGAAAAAGGAAGCTTTCTCACTTCTGGAAAACTACATCGGTGATTGCATGATGAGGAGGAATGATGGATGCACAATCCTTCATGCTGCTGTAATTGGAGGATGTTACA GTTTGGCAATTTGCATATTGGAGTCGTATCCTGATCTTGCTGGCAAAcgtaatgaaaaaggaaaaactgcTTTACATCTTTTGGCTGCAAAACCAGAGTCCTTCAGGAGTGGTTCTGCCTACACGCTCAAAGATCTCGGGAGGAAGTCCCTCATTCCTCTGCATATACTCCGAACTATAATCTATTCTT GTTTTCCTTGGCTTAAAGAAATTGATGATGCAAAGCAAAGCCATGCAGTTGCACTAATGCTTGCAGAAAGGTTAATCAGAACAGAAGATTGGAGCCACTATGTGCATGCAGAGGACAAAGATCTTGAAGTCAGCCAGTTCGGGATGATATcatcagaaaagaaaaataggttGCCAGATCCACTAATACAAGCAACGAGGCTGGGCATCATTGAGGTAGTTCAGGAAATCCTCAGCGTCTACCCTGAAGCTGCGTATACCTTCGATGGAAAAGGAAGGAATATACTCCAAATTGCAGTGGAGGAGAAAAAATGGTTCTTGTACGACTACTTGATGACTAGTGGTACTCACATGGACAGAATGCTAAGTGCTATTGATTACGAAGGAAATAGCATTATACATCTCGCAGCACGCCTGGAATCCCCTCCCAGTCCCAGCACACCCCCTGCAGTTGTTCCGCAAATGATGTGGGAAGTCCTGTGCTTTAAG CGGGTGCAATATGACTCTTATCCATATCTTTGGCAACTACAAAATTCTGATGGGAAGACAGCAAAACAAGTATTCGAGACGGACCATGCAAGTCTGCGCGAAAATGCTGAGAGAACTGTGAGAGAATTGGCCAACACCGTGTTGATTGTGTCTGTCCTCATTGGTACCATAAACTTTGCTGCAATTTTTACTGTACCTGGAGGTTTCGATCAAACGACTGGAGAGCCCATTTTTCTGAGGAACCGGCGCTGGGAATTCGGCTTGTTGATGTTCTACTTAGCAGGAGGGCTGTTCTCCTCTCTGTTCACCATGGGGACTCTGCTTGTGATCATCTTTTTGCGATTTGAAACTGAGGATTTTTATGTTTCCCTGCCCTGCTACTATGTGACGGACATGATTGCCATCTTCTACTCCGCGGTTTTCACAATCGTAGCATGTTGCCAAGCATTAATAGTGCAGAAAGTTGTGATTACTGACTTCAGACCCCTTGTGGTGTTCTTCTTCATCTATGTTCTGGTGGCCCTTGTGGTCATGGAAACATCATATCGGATGTTCGACTATGTGTATTACCTGATTCGATATTCACTTTCTTATAGAGGGCAAGAATCTTAA
- the LOC113777446 gene encoding uncharacterized protein LOC113777446 isoform X2, whose protein sequence is MASSRINADWSNRSAAYRAVLEGKKQSVETFRSFWREEGVKPLDKCGDTVLHFLAIYGNVAAFRLLLQDGLVTSENLKAKNVNGDTALHEAARFGHKDVAEIMLRTEKGLASECNKLGETPLFVAAACGKKEAFSLLENYIGDCMMRRNDGCTILHAAVIGGCYSLAICILESYPDLAGKRNEKGKTALHLLAAKPESFRSGSAYTLKDLGRKSLIPLHILRTIIYSCIAVLYKESQPVNSAEEPSNSASIHKLNRSSFANFILGFPWLKEIDDAKQSHAVALMLAERLIRTEDWSHYVHAEDKDLEVSQFGMISSEKKNRLPDPLIQATRLGIIEVVQEILSVYPEAAYTFDGKGRNILQIAVEEKKWFLYDYLMTSGTHMDRMLSAIDYEGNSIIHLAARLESPPSPSTPPAVVPQMMWEVLCFKTAKQVFETDHASLRENAERTVRELANTVLIVSVLIGTINFAAIFTVPGGFDQTTGEPIFLRNRRWEFGLLMFYLAGGLFSSLFTMGTLLVIIFLRFETEDFYVSLPCYYVTDMIAIFYSAVFTIVACCQALIVQKVVITDFRPLVVFFFIYVLVALVVMETSYRMFDYVYYLIRYSLSYRGQES, encoded by the exons ATGGCAAGCTCAAGAATCAACGCGGATTGGAGCAACCGATCTGCTGCCTACAGAGCAGTCttagagggaaaaaaacagtCAGTGGAAACCTTTCGCAGTTTCTGGAGGGAAGAAGGTGTGAAACCACTTGATAAATGTGGTGATACTGTTCTCCATTTTCTGGCCATTTACGGAAATGTGGCTGCTTTCAGATTACTTCTCCAAGACGGTCTTGTGACCAGCGAAAATCTGAAGGCAAAGAATGTCAATGGCGACACTGCATTGCATGAAGCTGCAAGATTTGGCCACAAGGATGTTGCAGAGATCATGTTAAGGACAGAAAAGGGTTTGGCGTCTGAGTGCAACAAACTGGGTGAAACCCCTCTTTTTGTGGCTGCTGCATGTGGGAAAAAGGAAGCTTTCTCACTTCTGGAAAACTACATCGGTGATTGCATGATGAGGAGGAATGATGGATGCACAATCCTTCATGCTGCTGTAATTGGAGGATGTTACA GTTTGGCAATTTGCATATTGGAGTCGTATCCTGATCTTGCTGGCAAAcgtaatgaaaaaggaaaaactgcTTTACATCTTTTGGCTGCAAAACCAGAGTCCTTCAGGAGTGGTTCTGCCTACACGCTCAAAGATCTCGGGAGGAAGTCCCTCATTCCTCTGCATATACTCCGAACTATAATCTATTCTT GTATTGCGGTCTTGTACAAGGAATCGCAACCTGTCAATAGTGCAGAAGAACCAAGCAATTCAGCTTCCATTCATAAATTGAACAGATCTTCTTTTGCCAATTTTATCTTGG GTTTTCCTTGGCTTAAAGAAATTGATGATGCAAAGCAAAGCCATGCAGTTGCACTAATGCTTGCAGAAAGGTTAATCAGAACAGAAGATTGGAGCCACTATGTGCATGCAGAGGACAAAGATCTTGAAGTCAGCCAGTTCGGGATGATATcatcagaaaagaaaaataggttGCCAGATCCACTAATACAAGCAACGAGGCTGGGCATCATTGAGGTAGTTCAGGAAATCCTCAGCGTCTACCCTGAAGCTGCGTATACCTTCGATGGAAAAGGAAGGAATATACTCCAAATTGCAGTGGAGGAGAAAAAATGGTTCTTGTACGACTACTTGATGACTAGTGGTACTCACATGGACAGAATGCTAAGTGCTATTGATTACGAAGGAAATAGCATTATACATCTCGCAGCACGCCTGGAATCCCCTCCCAGTCCCAGCACACCCCCTGCAGTTGTTCCGCAAATGATGTGGGAAGTCCTGTGCTTTAAG ACAGCAAAACAAGTATTCGAGACGGACCATGCAAGTCTGCGCGAAAATGCTGAGAGAACTGTGAGAGAATTGGCCAACACCGTGTTGATTGTGTCTGTCCTCATTGGTACCATAAACTTTGCTGCAATTTTTACTGTACCTGGAGGTTTCGATCAAACGACTGGAGAGCCCATTTTTCTGAGGAACCGGCGCTGGGAATTCGGCTTGTTGATGTTCTACTTAGCAGGAGGGCTGTTCTCCTCTCTGTTCACCATGGGGACTCTGCTTGTGATCATCTTTTTGCGATTTGAAACTGAGGATTTTTATGTTTCCCTGCCCTGCTACTATGTGACGGACATGATTGCCATCTTCTACTCCGCGGTTTTCACAATCGTAGCATGTTGCCAAGCATTAATAGTGCAGAAAGTTGTGATTACTGACTTCAGACCCCTTGTGGTGTTCTTCTTCATCTATGTTCTGGTGGCCCTTGTGGTCATGGAAACATCATATCGGATGTTCGACTATGTGTATTACCTGATTCGATATTCACTTTCTTATAGAGGGCAAGAATCTTAA
- the LOC113777446 gene encoding uncharacterized protein LOC113777446 isoform X4 — protein sequence MASSRINADWSNRSAAYRAVLEGKKQSVETFRSFWREEGVKPLDKCGDTVLHFLAIYGNVAAFRLLLQDGLVTSENLKAKNVNGDTALHEAARFGHKDVAEIMLRTEKGLASECNKLGETPLFVAAACGKKEAFSLLENYIGDCMMRRNDGCTILHAAVIGGCYSLAICILESYPDLAGKRNEKGKTALHLLAAKPESFRSGSAYTLKDLGRKSLIPLHILRTIIYSCIAVLYKESQPVNSAEEPSNSASIHKLNRSSFANFILGFPWLKEIDDAKQSHAVALMLAERLIRTEDWSHYVHAEDKDLEVSQFGMISSEKKNRLPDPLIQATRLGIIEVVQEILSVYPEAAYTFDGKGRNILQIAVEEKKWFLYDYLMTSGTHMDRMLSAIDYEGNSIIHLAARLESPPSPSTPPAVVPQMMWEVLCFKQNKYSRRTMQVCAKMLREL from the exons ATGGCAAGCTCAAGAATCAACGCGGATTGGAGCAACCGATCTGCTGCCTACAGAGCAGTCttagagggaaaaaaacagtCAGTGGAAACCTTTCGCAGTTTCTGGAGGGAAGAAGGTGTGAAACCACTTGATAAATGTGGTGATACTGTTCTCCATTTTCTGGCCATTTACGGAAATGTGGCTGCTTTCAGATTACTTCTCCAAGACGGTCTTGTGACCAGCGAAAATCTGAAGGCAAAGAATGTCAATGGCGACACTGCATTGCATGAAGCTGCAAGATTTGGCCACAAGGATGTTGCAGAGATCATGTTAAGGACAGAAAAGGGTTTGGCGTCTGAGTGCAACAAACTGGGTGAAACCCCTCTTTTTGTGGCTGCTGCATGTGGGAAAAAGGAAGCTTTCTCACTTCTGGAAAACTACATCGGTGATTGCATGATGAGGAGGAATGATGGATGCACAATCCTTCATGCTGCTGTAATTGGAGGATGTTACA GTTTGGCAATTTGCATATTGGAGTCGTATCCTGATCTTGCTGGCAAAcgtaatgaaaaaggaaaaactgcTTTACATCTTTTGGCTGCAAAACCAGAGTCCTTCAGGAGTGGTTCTGCCTACACGCTCAAAGATCTCGGGAGGAAGTCCCTCATTCCTCTGCATATACTCCGAACTATAATCTATTCTT GTATTGCGGTCTTGTACAAGGAATCGCAACCTGTCAATAGTGCAGAAGAACCAAGCAATTCAGCTTCCATTCATAAATTGAACAGATCTTCTTTTGCCAATTTTATCTTGG GTTTTCCTTGGCTTAAAGAAATTGATGATGCAAAGCAAAGCCATGCAGTTGCACTAATGCTTGCAGAAAGGTTAATCAGAACAGAAGATTGGAGCCACTATGTGCATGCAGAGGACAAAGATCTTGAAGTCAGCCAGTTCGGGATGATATcatcagaaaagaaaaataggttGCCAGATCCACTAATACAAGCAACGAGGCTGGGCATCATTGAGGTAGTTCAGGAAATCCTCAGCGTCTACCCTGAAGCTGCGTATACCTTCGATGGAAAAGGAAGGAATATACTCCAAATTGCAGTGGAGGAGAAAAAATGGTTCTTGTACGACTACTTGATGACTAGTGGTACTCACATGGACAGAATGCTAAGTGCTATTGATTACGAAGGAAATAGCATTATACATCTCGCAGCACGCCTGGAATCCCCTCCCAGTCCCAGCACACCCCCTGCAGTTGTTCCGCAAATGATGTGGGAAGTCCTGTGCTTTAAG CAAAACAAGTATTCGAGACGGACCATGCAAGTCTGCGCGAAAATGCTGAGAGAACTGTGA
- the LOC113777446 gene encoding uncharacterized protein LOC113777446 isoform X1, producing the protein MASSRINADWSNRSAAYRAVLEGKKQSVETFRSFWREEGVKPLDKCGDTVLHFLAIYGNVAAFRLLLQDGLVTSENLKAKNVNGDTALHEAARFGHKDVAEIMLRTEKGLASECNKLGETPLFVAAACGKKEAFSLLENYIGDCMMRRNDGCTILHAAVIGGCYSLAICILESYPDLAGKRNEKGKTALHLLAAKPESFRSGSAYTLKDLGRKSLIPLHILRTIIYSCIAVLYKESQPVNSAEEPSNSASIHKLNRSSFANFILGFPWLKEIDDAKQSHAVALMLAERLIRTEDWSHYVHAEDKDLEVSQFGMISSEKKNRLPDPLIQATRLGIIEVVQEILSVYPEAAYTFDGKGRNILQIAVEEKKWFLYDYLMTSGTHMDRMLSAIDYEGNSIIHLAARLESPPSPSTPPAVVPQMMWEVLCFKRVQYDSYPYLWQLQNSDGKTAKQVFETDHASLRENAERTVRELANTVLIVSVLIGTINFAAIFTVPGGFDQTTGEPIFLRNRRWEFGLLMFYLAGGLFSSLFTMGTLLVIIFLRFETEDFYVSLPCYYVTDMIAIFYSAVFTIVACCQALIVQKVVITDFRPLVVFFFIYVLVALVVMETSYRMFDYVYYLIRYSLSYRGQES; encoded by the exons ATGGCAAGCTCAAGAATCAACGCGGATTGGAGCAACCGATCTGCTGCCTACAGAGCAGTCttagagggaaaaaaacagtCAGTGGAAACCTTTCGCAGTTTCTGGAGGGAAGAAGGTGTGAAACCACTTGATAAATGTGGTGATACTGTTCTCCATTTTCTGGCCATTTACGGAAATGTGGCTGCTTTCAGATTACTTCTCCAAGACGGTCTTGTGACCAGCGAAAATCTGAAGGCAAAGAATGTCAATGGCGACACTGCATTGCATGAAGCTGCAAGATTTGGCCACAAGGATGTTGCAGAGATCATGTTAAGGACAGAAAAGGGTTTGGCGTCTGAGTGCAACAAACTGGGTGAAACCCCTCTTTTTGTGGCTGCTGCATGTGGGAAAAAGGAAGCTTTCTCACTTCTGGAAAACTACATCGGTGATTGCATGATGAGGAGGAATGATGGATGCACAATCCTTCATGCTGCTGTAATTGGAGGATGTTACA GTTTGGCAATTTGCATATTGGAGTCGTATCCTGATCTTGCTGGCAAAcgtaatgaaaaaggaaaaactgcTTTACATCTTTTGGCTGCAAAACCAGAGTCCTTCAGGAGTGGTTCTGCCTACACGCTCAAAGATCTCGGGAGGAAGTCCCTCATTCCTCTGCATATACTCCGAACTATAATCTATTCTT GTATTGCGGTCTTGTACAAGGAATCGCAACCTGTCAATAGTGCAGAAGAACCAAGCAATTCAGCTTCCATTCATAAATTGAACAGATCTTCTTTTGCCAATTTTATCTTGG GTTTTCCTTGGCTTAAAGAAATTGATGATGCAAAGCAAAGCCATGCAGTTGCACTAATGCTTGCAGAAAGGTTAATCAGAACAGAAGATTGGAGCCACTATGTGCATGCAGAGGACAAAGATCTTGAAGTCAGCCAGTTCGGGATGATATcatcagaaaagaaaaataggttGCCAGATCCACTAATACAAGCAACGAGGCTGGGCATCATTGAGGTAGTTCAGGAAATCCTCAGCGTCTACCCTGAAGCTGCGTATACCTTCGATGGAAAAGGAAGGAATATACTCCAAATTGCAGTGGAGGAGAAAAAATGGTTCTTGTACGACTACTTGATGACTAGTGGTACTCACATGGACAGAATGCTAAGTGCTATTGATTACGAAGGAAATAGCATTATACATCTCGCAGCACGCCTGGAATCCCCTCCCAGTCCCAGCACACCCCCTGCAGTTGTTCCGCAAATGATGTGGGAAGTCCTGTGCTTTAAG CGGGTGCAATATGACTCTTATCCATATCTTTGGCAACTACAAAATTCTGATGGGAAGACAGCAAAACAAGTATTCGAGACGGACCATGCAAGTCTGCGCGAAAATGCTGAGAGAACTGTGAGAGAATTGGCCAACACCGTGTTGATTGTGTCTGTCCTCATTGGTACCATAAACTTTGCTGCAATTTTTACTGTACCTGGAGGTTTCGATCAAACGACTGGAGAGCCCATTTTTCTGAGGAACCGGCGCTGGGAATTCGGCTTGTTGATGTTCTACTTAGCAGGAGGGCTGTTCTCCTCTCTGTTCACCATGGGGACTCTGCTTGTGATCATCTTTTTGCGATTTGAAACTGAGGATTTTTATGTTTCCCTGCCCTGCTACTATGTGACGGACATGATTGCCATCTTCTACTCCGCGGTTTTCACAATCGTAGCATGTTGCCAAGCATTAATAGTGCAGAAAGTTGTGATTACTGACTTCAGACCCCTTGTGGTGTTCTTCTTCATCTATGTTCTGGTGGCCCTTGTGGTCATGGAAACATCATATCGGATGTTCGACTATGTGTATTACCTGATTCGATATTCACTTTCTTATAGAGGGCAAGAATCTTAA